A DNA window from Agarivorans sp. TSD2052 contains the following coding sequences:
- a CDS encoding LysR family transcriptional regulator — protein sequence MLDPTNSKQLTEYDLRLLRVFKAVVEHGGFAAAENALGITRSTISVHMSSLESRMNLRLCVRGRSGFALTERGQIVYQACLKLFSSIQEFGSLVDNLGKALSGELVILYSDLLDQLSIARLGEAISMIKQQAPSLCISLNMESVANIESALINNTAHVGFYPAYRQIDGLISQVVFAESIYLCASNQCGLYTMNDEQIDQQVLIKYSAIHPGIELNPKGRAQLQQLNFGAKGYQFDSRLALILSGAYIGYLPLSEVKPYLDSQQIRRIKPDTFCYPFELSLVNKINPNDKEKVQLAIDTLSDVFAH from the coding sequence ATGCTGGACCCAACAAATAGTAAACAACTTACCGAGTATGACCTTCGATTATTAAGGGTATTTAAAGCGGTGGTTGAGCATGGTGGTTTCGCCGCGGCTGAAAACGCATTGGGGATCACCCGTTCAACCATTAGCGTACATATGTCTAGCTTAGAGAGTCGAATGAACTTGCGACTTTGCGTACGCGGACGTAGCGGTTTTGCCTTAACAGAGCGAGGCCAAATTGTTTATCAAGCTTGTTTGAAGCTATTTTCGTCAATTCAAGAGTTTGGCTCGCTGGTGGATAACTTAGGCAAGGCGCTTAGTGGAGAATTGGTGATATTGTATTCTGATCTGTTAGATCAGCTTAGTATTGCCCGTCTGGGTGAGGCAATTAGCATGATAAAACAACAAGCCCCAAGTCTATGTATATCCTTAAACATGGAATCTGTCGCTAATATAGAATCTGCCTTAATCAACAACACCGCCCATGTTGGCTTTTATCCGGCCTATCGACAAATTGATGGCTTAATTAGCCAAGTGGTATTTGCTGAGTCAATTTATCTTTGTGCCAGCAACCAGTGTGGTTTGTATACGATGAATGACGAGCAGATTGATCAACAAGTACTCATTAAATACTCAGCTATTCACCCTGGTATTGAGCTAAACCCAAAAGGTAGAGCACAACTACAGCAACTAAATTTTGGTGCCAAAGGCTATCAGTTTGACAGCCGTCTAGCACTAATTTTGTCGGGTGCGTATATTGGTTATTTACCACTCAGCGAGGTGAAGCCCTACCTAGACAGTCAACAAATCCGCCGTATAAAACCCGATACCTTTTGTTATCCCTTTGAGTTGAGCCTAGTAAACAAAATTAATCCAAATGATAAAGAAAAAGTACAGTTGGCGATTGATACCCTAAGTGATGTTTTTGCCCATTAA
- a CDS encoding L-cysteine desulfidase family protein, translated as MNHWQSYISLVQTEVVPALGCTEPVTVALAAAKATEILGHCPEKIHVNVTPNLYKNGMGVFVPGTGKAGLPIAAAVGATAGNAQRGLEVLAEISKEALAQAISLLEQKAVSVTMVSNQDVLYTVVTATYQQTTVEVCIAKTHTRFEYIKLNGQIIQQADTLQCTHPAEQQTVELNLEKILNFIEQVPLQEIQFILRAAELNKVLATTGLSGDYGLGLGASLQKQIETGLLSDDLLARSMRLGAAASDARMGGAQQAAMSNSGSGNQGISATMPIVAFAEIKQLDNETFVRALMLSHLVAIYVKSKQNKLSALCAATTAAMGATAALTWLMEGDLAAINRAINSMIGDISGVFCDGAKAGCAMKVSTGASSAVKSAILAVSGGAVSSQQGIVFASADDSIEHLGVMSKTAMLSTDDAIIETMREKQA; from the coding sequence ATGAATCACTGGCAATCTTACATATCATTAGTACAAACAGAAGTCGTACCGGCATTAGGTTGCACAGAACCCGTGACGGTAGCCTTAGCTGCGGCTAAAGCCACCGAGATTCTCGGCCATTGCCCAGAAAAAATACACGTAAACGTTACCCCTAATCTTTACAAAAATGGAATGGGGGTATTTGTTCCCGGAACCGGCAAAGCCGGTTTGCCAATAGCTGCAGCTGTTGGTGCGACCGCGGGTAACGCCCAGCGTGGTTTGGAAGTGCTGGCTGAAATTAGTAAAGAAGCGCTAGCACAAGCGATTTCCTTACTAGAACAAAAAGCAGTGTCGGTCACCATGGTCTCTAACCAAGACGTACTCTATACCGTAGTCACTGCAACTTACCAACAAACAACAGTGGAAGTGTGTATTGCCAAAACCCACACCCGTTTTGAATACATTAAGCTAAACGGTCAAATCATACAGCAGGCCGACACATTACAATGCACCCATCCTGCTGAGCAACAAACTGTAGAGTTGAATCTTGAAAAGATTCTAAATTTTATTGAACAGGTGCCGTTGCAAGAAATACAGTTTATTTTGCGAGCAGCCGAGCTAAACAAAGTCTTAGCCACTACCGGTTTAAGCGGCGATTATGGCTTAGGTTTAGGTGCAAGCCTTCAAAAACAGATAGAAACTGGTTTACTCAGCGATGATTTATTAGCACGCTCGATGCGCTTAGGCGCTGCTGCCTCAGACGCACGCATGGGCGGAGCTCAGCAAGCAGCAATGAGCAATTCTGGTAGTGGTAATCAAGGTATATCTGCGACCATGCCGATAGTGGCGTTCGCTGAAATTAAACAATTAGATAACGAGACTTTTGTTAGAGCTTTAATGCTAAGCCATCTGGTGGCTATTTATGTTAAGTCTAAGCAAAATAAACTATCTGCATTGTGCGCGGCCACAACGGCGGCCATGGGGGCAACCGCCGCATTAACTTGGTTAATGGAGGGCGATTTAGCTGCCATCAACCGCGCTATTAATTCAATGATTGGTGATATATCAGGGGTATTTTGTGATGGTGCGAAAGCAGGTTGTGCAATGAAAGTGTCAACCGGTGCCAGTAGTGCTGTTAAATCCGCTATCTTAGCGGTTTCTGGCGGGGCGGTGTCATCACAACAAGGCATCGTGTTCGCGTCGGCTGACGACAGTATCGAGCACCTTGGTGTGATGTCTAAAACGGCAATGCTGTCCACTGATGACGCGATTATAGAGACAATGCGAGAAAAACAGGCATAG
- the cobO gene encoding cob(I)yrinic acid a,c-diamide adenosyltransferase, with the protein MSKDQDKHQQRQEKLKQSVDEKVAEASIEKGLVLVITGNGKGKSTAGFGNVARATGHGFKAVVAQFIKGGWECGERNLLANNGVEFATMATGFTWETQNRELDSQAAQEIWQRCKQWLSDPSIYLVLLDEITYMLSYDYLDVDEVVEAINQRPKEQTVVVTGRACHRKVLDIADTISEVKNVKHAFDSGVKARKGVDW; encoded by the coding sequence ATGAGTAAAGATCAAGATAAGCATCAACAACGTCAAGAAAAGTTAAAGCAAAGTGTTGATGAAAAGGTGGCTGAAGCTTCCATCGAAAAAGGTTTGGTATTGGTTATTACCGGTAATGGAAAAGGTAAATCTACAGCCGGCTTTGGCAATGTTGCTCGCGCTACCGGCCACGGTTTTAAGGCGGTAGTTGCACAATTTATCAAGGGGGGCTGGGAGTGTGGTGAGCGTAACTTGTTAGCCAATAACGGGGTAGAATTTGCGACCATGGCCACCGGATTCACCTGGGAAACCCAAAATAGAGAGCTAGATAGCCAAGCCGCCCAAGAAATTTGGCAACGCTGTAAACAATGGCTAAGTGATCCGTCTATTTATCTAGTGTTATTAGATGAGATTACCTACATGTTGAGTTACGACTATCTAGACGTAGATGAAGTCGTAGAGGCCATCAATCAGCGTCCCAAAGAACAAACCGTTGTAGTCACCGGGCGAGCCTGTCACCGCAAAGTTCTAGACATAGCGGATACTATTTCAGAAGTTAAAAACGTTAAGCATGCGTTTGATTCCGGAGTCAAAGCACGTAAAGGCGTAGATTGGTAG